In Erwinia sp. SLM-02, one genomic interval encodes:
- the csdA gene encoding cysteine desulfurase CsdA has product MKSFTPQQFRQQFPALSETGSYLDSAATALKPEPVIEATEQFYRLSAGTVHRSQFSAARRLTERYEHARSQVARLIHAADANSIVWTKGTTEAINLVAQSYLRPRLQPGDEILVSEAEHHANLVPWLMVAEQTGAKVVKWPIGPDRLPDMAQLPALLGPRTRLLAIGQMSNVTGGCPDLATIIPLAHAAGAKVMVDGAQGIVHCPPDVQALDIDFYAFSGHKLYGPTGIGALYGQPDLLAQMSPWQGGGKMLTSVSFDRFTPQAVPWRFEPGTPNVAGVVGLSAALEWLDGIDIAAAERWSCDLADQAEVRLSSLPGFRSFRSSGSSLLALDIAGVHHSDLVTLLAESGIALRSGQHCAQPLLAALGVSGTLRASFAPYNTLSDVDALMAAMTTALTLLAD; this is encoded by the coding sequence GGCAGCTACCTCGACAGCGCCGCTACTGCCCTCAAGCCCGAGCCGGTCATTGAGGCCACGGAACAGTTTTATCGCCTGAGCGCAGGCACCGTGCACCGCAGCCAGTTTTCAGCCGCCCGCCGCCTGACCGAGCGCTACGAACATGCCCGTAGCCAGGTGGCCCGCCTGATTCACGCGGCCGACGCCAACAGCATCGTCTGGACGAAAGGCACTACCGAAGCCATCAACCTGGTGGCTCAGAGCTATCTGCGCCCCCGACTGCAGCCGGGAGATGAGATCCTCGTCAGCGAGGCTGAGCATCATGCCAACCTGGTGCCCTGGCTAATGGTGGCAGAACAGACCGGGGCCAAGGTGGTGAAGTGGCCGATCGGCCCGGACCGCCTGCCGGACATGGCGCAGCTTCCCGCACTGCTCGGCCCGCGCACGCGCCTGCTGGCCATCGGGCAGATGTCCAACGTGACCGGCGGCTGCCCGGACCTGGCAACAATCATTCCGCTGGCCCATGCGGCAGGCGCAAAAGTGATGGTCGACGGCGCTCAGGGTATCGTCCACTGCCCGCCGGACGTCCAGGCGCTCGATATTGATTTCTACGCGTTTTCCGGCCATAAACTGTACGGTCCAACGGGCATTGGCGCGCTGTATGGTCAACCCGATCTGCTGGCGCAGATGTCCCCGTGGCAGGGCGGCGGCAAAATGCTGACCTCCGTCAGCTTCGACCGTTTTACGCCGCAGGCCGTACCCTGGCGTTTTGAACCCGGTACGCCAAACGTCGCCGGCGTGGTCGGCCTGAGCGCCGCGCTGGAGTGGCTGGACGGCATTGATATCGCAGCGGCAGAGCGCTGGTCCTGCGATCTGGCTGACCAGGCGGAAGTCCGATTGTCCTCACTTCCGGGTTTTCGCAGCTTCCGCAGCAGCGGCTCCAGCCTGCTGGCCCTTGATATTGCCGGGGTGCATCACAGCGATCTCGTCACGCTGCTGGCGGAAAGCGGGATTGCCCTGCGATCGGGGCAGCACTGCGCGCAGCCACTGCTGGCGGCGCTGGGCGTCAGTGGTACACTGCGCGCCTCGTTTGCACCTTATAATACGCTTTCCGATGTGGACGCGCTGATGGCGGCGATGACGACCGCCCTGACCCTACTGGCAGACTGA
- the amiC gene encoding N-acetylmuramoyl-L-alanine amidase AmiC produces MTDSTSLNRRRLLQGAGAILLLSVSRAGMAADGHVVAIRIWPSSTYSRLTIESNIPLKYKQFTLSNPDRVVVDIENIQLNRTLNSVGNLVRQDDPYIKNARVGQFDASTVRLVLELKQNVSPKTFTLAPVAGIKNRLVLDLYPVKQPHDDDPLLALLEDYNQGELERSQPAAAPLPGKAGKDRPIVIMIDPGHGGEDSGAVGKHKTREKDVVLKIGRRLKALIDKQPNMRAYMTRNEDVFIPLKVRVAKARKQRADLFVSIHADAFTSRAARGSSVFALSTKGATSTAARFLAQTQNESDLIGGVSMSGDRYLDHTMFDMVQSLTINDSLKFGKEVLSRMGKVNHLHKRSVDQAGFAVLKAPDIPSILVETAFISNIEEERKLRTAHFQQQVAESIFAGIKAYFAKGASLSPHK; encoded by the coding sequence ATGACCGATTCAACATCCCTCAACCGTCGACGGCTTTTACAGGGGGCAGGGGCGATATTACTGCTCAGCGTCAGCCGGGCAGGAATGGCTGCCGACGGCCATGTTGTGGCCATTCGCATCTGGCCATCATCGACCTATTCTCGCCTGACCATTGAGTCCAATATCCCGCTGAAGTATAAGCAATTTACGCTGAGTAATCCCGACCGCGTGGTGGTCGATATTGAAAACATTCAGCTGAACCGCACACTGAACAGCGTGGGCAATCTGGTTCGCCAGGACGATCCCTATATTAAAAATGCCCGCGTGGGTCAGTTTGATGCCAGCACCGTGCGCCTGGTACTGGAACTCAAGCAAAACGTATCGCCTAAGACCTTTACGCTGGCACCGGTTGCCGGGATCAAAAACCGTCTGGTGCTGGATCTCTACCCGGTTAAACAGCCGCACGATGATGATCCGCTGCTGGCATTACTGGAAGATTACAATCAGGGTGAGCTGGAGCGCAGTCAGCCCGCCGCCGCGCCGCTGCCGGGTAAAGCCGGGAAGGATCGGCCGATTGTTATCATGATCGATCCCGGGCACGGCGGTGAAGATTCCGGGGCGGTCGGAAAGCATAAAACCCGTGAAAAAGATGTGGTGCTGAAGATTGGTCGCCGTTTAAAAGCGCTGATTGATAAACAGCCGAATATGCGTGCTTATATGACGCGCAACGAAGATGTGTTCATTCCGCTCAAGGTGCGGGTGGCGAAAGCACGTAAGCAGCGCGCGGATCTGTTTGTCTCAATCCACGCCGACGCCTTTACCAGCCGGGCCGCGCGAGGATCGTCGGTCTTTGCTCTCTCGACCAAAGGGGCAACCAGCACCGCCGCACGTTTTCTGGCGCAAACCCAGAACGAATCGGATTTAATTGGCGGCGTCAGCATGAGCGGCGATCGCTATCTGGACCATACGATGTTTGATATGGTGCAGAGCCTGACGATTAACGACAGTCTGAAATTCGGTAAAGAGGTGCTCTCGCGAATGGGGAAGGTGAACCATCTGCATAAGCGCAGCGTCGATCAGGCCGGATTTGCGGTACTGAAAGCTCCGGATATCCCGTCAATACTGGTTGAGACGGCGTTTATCAGCAACATTGAGGAAGAGCGCAAGCTGCGCACCGCGCATTTTCAGCAGCAGGTGGCGGAGTCGATTTTTGCCGGGATTAAAGCTTACTTTGCGAAAGGCGCTTCGCTAAGCCCGCACAAGTAG
- the tcdA gene encoding tRNA cyclic N6-threonylcarbamoyladenosine(37) synthase TcdA, with protein MTALSDAWLQRFGGTARLYGQSALQLFADAHVCVIGIGGVGSWAAEALARTGIGAITLIDMDDVCVTNTNRQIHALRDNVGKAKTEVMAERILEINPECRVTCVDDFITPDNTAALLDRGFSYVIDAIDSVRPKAALLAWCRRNKVPLVTTGGAGGQIDPTQIQVADLAKTIQDPLAAKLRERLKSDFKIVKGSKGKLGIDCVFSTEALKYPQPDGSVCASRSTAEGPKRMDCAAGFGAATMVTATFGFVAVSHALKKMVAKAERAE; from the coding sequence ATGACTGCTTTATCTGACGCCTGGCTGCAACGCTTCGGCGGTACGGCGCGTTTGTACGGTCAGTCCGCGCTGCAGCTGTTTGCTGATGCGCACGTCTGTGTGATCGGCATTGGCGGCGTTGGCTCCTGGGCTGCGGAAGCCCTCGCGCGTACCGGTATCGGTGCGATCACCCTGATTGATATGGACGATGTCTGCGTTACCAACACCAATCGTCAGATCCACGCGCTCAGGGATAACGTCGGTAAGGCTAAAACCGAGGTCATGGCGGAGCGCATTCTGGAGATTAATCCGGAATGCCGCGTGACCTGCGTCGATGATTTCATCACCCCGGACAATACGGCAGCCCTGTTGGATCGGGGGTTCAGCTATGTGATTGATGCCATTGACAGCGTCAGGCCCAAAGCGGCCCTGCTGGCCTGGTGCCGCCGTAATAAGGTGCCGCTGGTGACCACCGGCGGCGCGGGCGGTCAGATCGATCCGACCCAGATTCAGGTCGCCGATCTGGCGAAAACCATTCAGGATCCGCTGGCGGCTAAACTGCGCGAGCGGCTGAAGAGTGATTTTAAAATTGTTAAAGGCAGCAAGGGCAAGCTCGGGATCGACTGCGTGTTCTCTACCGAGGCGCTGAAGTACCCGCAGCCGGACGGCTCGGTTTGCGCCTCACGCAGCACCGCTGAAGGGCCAAAACGGATGGACTGCGCCGCCGGATTTGGTGCGGCGACGATGGTGACGGCCACCTTCGGCTTTGTTGCGGTTTCACACGCGCTGAAAAAAATGGTGGCGAAGGCCGAACGTGCGGAATAA
- the csdE gene encoding cysteine desulfurase sulfur acceptor subunit CsdE — MSTENLAPHPFGSEITVASLLEQFAAFRQWEDRYRQLILLGKRLPALPDALKTPSIELSGCENRVWLGHQRAADGRLHFYGDSEGRIVRGLLAVLLTAVEGKTQDELLQNDPLQLFSQLGLKDQLSSSRSTGLQALADAVIRAAKE, encoded by the coding sequence ATGAGTACAGAAAACCTTGCTCCACACCCTTTTGGTTCGGAAATTACCGTTGCCTCGCTGCTTGAGCAGTTCGCCGCTTTCAGACAGTGGGAAGATCGCTACCGCCAGCTGATTCTGCTGGGTAAACGGCTCCCCGCCCTGCCAGATGCTCTTAAGACCCCCAGTATTGAGCTTAGCGGCTGTGAAAACCGCGTCTGGCTGGGGCATCAGCGTGCGGCCGACGGCCGGCTGCATTTTTACGGCGACAGTGAGGGCAGAATCGTGCGCGGTTTACTGGCGGTGCTGCTGACCGCCGTGGAAGGCAAAACTCAGGACGAGCTGTTACAAAACGATCCGCTACAGCTGTTCAGTCAGCTGGGGCTGAAGGACCAACTCAGCTCCTCGCGCAGCACCGGGCTTCAGGCGCTGGCGGATGCGGTGATCCGCGCAGCGAAAGAATAA
- the argA gene encoding amino-acid N-acetyltransferase produces the protein MQRGFAVKERSTELVQGFRHTVPYINAHRGKTFVIMLGGEAIEHENFSSIVNDIGLLHSLGIRLVVVYGARPQIDANLSERNLEPVYHKHTRVTDAQSLELVKQAAGRLQLDITARLSMSLNNTPLQGAHINVVSGNFIIAQPLGVDDGVDYCHSGRIRRIDEEAIHRQLDSGAIVLMGPVAVSVTGESFNLTSEEVATQLAIKLKAEKMIGFCSEQGVTNSSGDIVSELFPNEAQQRIEELENDQDYHSGTVRFLRGAVKACRSGVRRSHLISYQEDGALLQELFSRDGIGTQIVMESAEQIRRATINDIGGILELIRPLEQQGILVRRSREQLEMEIDKFTIIERDNLTIGCAALYPFPEEQIGEMACVAVHPDYRSSSRGEALLERIALQARQMGLKKLFVLTTRSIHWFQERGFQPVDVELLPSSKKEMYNYQRRSKVLMVDLRENSVHVRQS, from the coding sequence ATGCAAAGAGGGTTTGCCGTGAAGGAACGTAGTACCGAGCTGGTTCAGGGTTTTCGCCATACCGTTCCCTATATCAATGCCCACCGTGGTAAGACGTTTGTCATTATGCTGGGTGGTGAAGCCATCGAGCATGAGAACTTCTCAAGCATCGTTAACGATATTGGCCTGCTGCACAGCCTCGGCATCCGCCTGGTGGTGGTTTACGGGGCCAGACCGCAGATCGATGCCAACCTCTCCGAGCGAAATCTCGAGCCTGTTTATCACAAGCACACCCGCGTAACCGACGCCCAGTCGCTGGAGCTGGTCAAGCAGGCTGCGGGCCGACTCCAGCTGGATATTACCGCTCGCCTGTCGATGAGCCTGAACAATACCCCGCTTCAGGGTGCGCATATTAATGTAGTCAGCGGCAACTTTATTATCGCCCAGCCGCTGGGCGTGGATGACGGTGTGGATTACTGCCACAGCGGCCGCATTCGCCGCATTGATGAAGAAGCGATTCATCGCCAGCTGGACAGCGGTGCCATCGTGTTAATGGGCCCGGTGGCGGTTTCCGTTACCGGTGAAAGCTTCAACCTGACCTCCGAAGAAGTGGCAACCCAGCTGGCGATAAAGCTCAAGGCAGAAAAGATGATCGGCTTCTGCTCAGAACAGGGCGTCACCAACAGCAGCGGCGATATTGTCTCCGAGCTGTTCCCGAACGAAGCGCAGCAGCGTATTGAAGAACTGGAAAACGACCAGGATTACCATTCCGGTACCGTGCGTTTTCTGCGCGGCGCGGTGAAGGCCTGCCGCAGCGGCGTGCGTCGCAGCCACCTGATCAGCTATCAGGAAGACGGGGCTTTGCTGCAGGAACTGTTCTCACGTGACGGTATCGGCACGCAGATTGTGATGGAAAGCGCCGAGCAGATTCGTCGCGCCACCATTAACGATATCGGCGGTATCCTGGAGCTGATCCGCCCGCTGGAGCAGCAGGGCATTCTGGTTCGCCGCTCACGCGAGCAGCTGGAAATGGAAATCGATAAATTCACCATTATCGAACGCGACAACCTCACTATCGGCTGCGCCGCGCTGTATCCGTTCCCGGAAGAGCAGATTGGTGAAATGGCCTGTGTTGCGGTCCACCCGGATTATCGCAGCTCCTCACGCGGCGAGGCGCTGCTTGAGCGTATCGCGCTGCAGGCCCGCCAGATGGGGCTGAAAAAGCTGTTTGTCTTAACAACGCGCAGTATTCACTGGTTCCAGGAGCGCGGCTTCCAGCCGGTGGACGTGGAGCTGCTGCCGAGCAGTAAGAAAGAGATGTATAACTATCAGCGCCGTTCGAAGGTGCTGATGGTGGACCTGCGTGAAAACAGCGTTCACGTGCGCCAGAGCTGA
- the mltA gene encoding murein transglycosylase A, protein MKGHWAKYLVTGTLMALLVGCSSKPTDRGQQYKDGKLDQPLALVNQPNAKGRPVNGKDFADQVSQIRSTSSGMYSRQSGTYSAIQSWLMAGGDTRQLRQFGLDAYQMEGADNYGNVQFTGYYTPVIQARYTRQGEFQYPLYRMPPRGKGKLPSRAQIYSGALGDRYIAAWSNSLMDNFIMDVQGSGYVDYGDGRPLMFFGYGGKNGHAYRSIGKVLIDRGEVKREDMSMQAIRQWGEEHSPEQVRELLEQNPSFVFFKPENFAPVRGASAVPLIAKASVAADRALIPPGTALLAEIPLLDNNGKFTGKYEMRMMVSLDVGGAIKGQHFDIYQGIGPDAGHMAGWFNHYGRVWVLKAAPGTGMPLFSSAAAQNQNQGTFLASQ, encoded by the coding sequence ATGAAAGGACATTGGGCTAAATATCTGGTGACCGGCACGCTGATGGCGTTGCTGGTTGGGTGTTCGTCAAAACCGACCGATCGCGGTCAGCAATATAAGGACGGGAAGCTGGATCAGCCGCTGGCTCTGGTCAATCAGCCCAATGCCAAGGGACGCCCGGTTAACGGCAAAGATTTTGCCGATCAGGTTTCACAGATTCGTTCGACGTCTTCCGGCATGTATTCACGCCAGTCCGGCACCTACAGCGCCATTCAAAGCTGGCTGATGGCCGGCGGCGATACCCGCCAGCTGCGCCAGTTCGGCCTGGATGCGTATCAGATGGAAGGGGCCGATAACTACGGTAACGTGCAGTTTACCGGCTACTATACGCCGGTGATTCAGGCGCGTTATACCCGTCAGGGCGAATTCCAGTATCCTTTATACCGCATGCCGCCGCGCGGCAAGGGCAAGCTGCCCAGCCGGGCGCAGATCTACAGCGGCGCGCTTGGGGATCGCTACATTGCGGCCTGGAGCAATTCGCTGATGGATAACTTTATTATGGATGTGCAGGGCAGCGGCTATGTTGACTACGGCGATGGTCGCCCGCTGATGTTCTTCGGCTACGGCGGCAAGAACGGCCACGCCTACCGCAGCATCGGTAAGGTGCTGATCGACCGCGGTGAGGTGAAGCGCGAAGACATGTCGATGCAGGCCATCCGTCAGTGGGGCGAGGAGCACAGCCCGGAACAGGTGCGCGAACTGCTGGAGCAGAATCCTTCCTTTGTCTTCTTTAAGCCGGAGAACTTCGCACCGGTTCGTGGAGCCAGCGCGGTGCCGCTGATTGCGAAAGCGTCCGTGGCGGCCGATCGTGCGCTGATCCCACCGGGCACCGCGCTTCTGGCCGAGATCCCGCTGCTGGACAATAACGGTAAATTTACCGGAAAATATGAGATGCGTATGATGGTGTCGCTGGATGTTGGCGGAGCTATCAAAGGGCAGCACTTCGATATTTACCAGGGCATCGGGCCGGATGCCGGACATATGGCCGGATGGTTTAATCATTATGGCCGCGTCTGGGTACTGAAGGCTGCACCGGGAACCGGTATGCCGCTGTTCTCTTCTGCCGCCGCGCAAAATCAAAATCAGGGTACATTCCTGGCCAGCCAGTAA